One window of Aspergillus oryzae RIB40 DNA, chromosome 3 genomic DNA carries:
- a CDS encoding casein kinase 1 family protein (casein kinase (serine/threonine/tyrosine protein kinase)), producing the protein MTTMDLRVGNKYRIGRKIGSGSFGDIYLGAYYISLEWQQSGWSILTDRNLGTNIISGEEIAIKLESVKAKHPQLEYEARVYKSLAGGVGIPFVRWFGTECDYNAMVIDLLGPSLEDLFNFCNRKFSLKTVLLLADQLISRIEYIHAKSFIHRDIKPDNFLMGIGKRGNQVNVIDFGLAKKYRDPKTHFHIPYRENKNLTGTARYASINTHLGVEQSRRDDMESLGYVMLYFCRGTLPWQGLKAATKKQKYDRIMEKKMTTPTEVLCRGFPNEFSIYLNYTRSLRFDDKPDYSYLRKIFRDLFVRESFQYDYVFDWTVYKYQKNAAMIVDASNKKDKEAEEQQRRQGVAAAAPMGTPGAAAKPGAISSQRRKVIERGTLENTPDTNRAVGGSDRILRR; encoded by the exons ATGACGACCATG GATTTGCGTGTCGGTAACAAATACCGCATTGGCCGCAAGATTGGAAGCGGTAGCTTCGGTGATATCTATCTTGGTGCGTATTATATCTCCCTGGAATGGCAACAATCGGGCTGGTCAATATTGACTGACAGAAATCTAGGAACCAATATCATCTCCGGTGAGGAGATTGCCATCAAGCTCGAGAGTGTCAAGGCTAAGCACCCCCAACTTGAGTACGAGGCTCGTGTTTACAAGTCTCTTGCTGGTGGTGTGGGCATTCCCTTCGTCCGTTGGTTCGGTACTGAGTGCGACTATAATGCTATGGTTATCGACCTTTTGGGTCCTAGTCTGGAGGATCTTTTCAACTTCTGCAACCGCAAGTTCTCGCTCAAAACCGTGCTTCTCCTGGCTGATCAACTCATTTCCCGCATCGAGTACATCCATGCCAAGTCTTTCATTCACCGCGATATTAAGCCCGACAACTTCCTGATGGGCATTGGCAAGCGCGGAAACCAGGTCAACGTGATCGATTTCGGTCTGGCCAAGAAATATCGTGACCCTAAGACGCACTTCCACATTCCTTACCGCGAAAACAAGAACCTTACCGGAACTGCCCGTTACGCCAGTATCAACACTCACTTGGGTGTTGAACAGTCTCGCCGTGATGATATGGAGTCTTTGGGATACGTCATGCTCTACTTCTGCCGTGGTACTCTCCCTTGGCAGGGACTTAAGGCTGCcacgaagaagcagaaataTGACCGcatcatggagaagaagatgaccacACCCACTGAGGTCCTTTGCCGTGGATTCCCCAACGAATTCTCGATCTACTTGAACTACACCCGTTCCCTGCGTTTCGATGACAAGCCTGATTACTCGTACCTTCGCAAGATCTTCCGTGACCTTTTCGTCCGCGAGTCTTTCCAGTATGACTACGTTTTCGACTGGACCGTCTACAAGTACCAGAAGAATGCCGCGATGATTGTGGATGCCAGcaacaagaaggacaaggaagcGGAGGAACAGCAGCGCCGTCAAGGCGTGGCAGCTGCCGCGCCGATGGGCACCCCCGGTGCTGCTGCTAAGCCTGGTGCTATCTCAAGCCAGCGCCGCAAGGTCATCGAACGTGGAACTCTCGAGAACACCCCCGACACCAACCGTGCTGTGGGAGGGAGTGACAGGAT
- a CDS encoding putative cell polarity protein (Tea1) (kelch repeat-containing proteins), producing MAFLFKSKKNQQNTTLPPANRNLHTSEGASTNAPAAPNGVKEREGSNSQTPTPSSSYNNSLNSVSSINSPEQQRVRQRAESESQVGTPRSLYLLLNTFRWSPDNASTPCSTANHIQVQRPPQQSMNSNAPNTSPGASLYPWSQRRLNFSAPQTNPFPRYGAAINSVASKEGAIYMMGGLIDGSTVKGDLWMIDSSGGNLPCFPIATVSEGPGPRVGHASLLVGNAFIVFGGDTKVDEADTLDDTLYLLNTSSRQWSRAIPPGPRPAGRYGHTLNILGSKIYVFGGQVEGYFFNDLVAFDLNQLQNPANKWEFLIRSSHDGGPPPGQIPPARTNHTIVSFNDRLYLFGGTNGLQWFNDVWTYDPRANQWTQLDCVGFIPTPREGHAAALVNDVMYIFGGRTDEGIDLGDLAAFRITTRRWYSFQNMGPAPSPRSGHSMTAFGKHIIVMAGEPSSAPRDPVELSMVYVLDTSKIRYPTEAPNGDRAPPPGMRKGSADRQSPQAGRTSREAHNQPPDPRRPGASRESMMSPTGRPADVGPTSGPGSRLPRASIAQAPSGPPPPGQAPTPGPRGSTPQNVMNPRSKTPTKTDRSYGGPPVDTVRAMAADGDRESPIAKESPKEARPVHDSGAGSGDRRTPNQQSRMSARAMEAGEAAPLISAPARQRSLRQHRQRSSMDSADESVLGRNASIDGSVDSRGYRNSKTLGDEPRSPRLTAHQEALIKELEAVKSRNAWYASELALAKKAGYTPNPSSSPTLDERAGDAFADEDRPLIEAFLAMRAELAKMQATVDRQAAIASKRVAEVEHQRDVAVNEAAYARAKLAAHGGSQRGTPQPDGRSQDPEEVMTERGTDISRRLALALASQNELKSKLDTVTSELEQEKRGRELAEETCEATRRRLAELEMQNNALEAESLRAELHQLEASMREEALLRAEAESATKQLTLDKEELMKKVEDSSIHLKDFGTNLGVLREAVSASSGKAALLEKQLEEERERREGLEKKLLQLRSEHEEQNAELENVVRRLHDAEELAESNAREAETHKNAFLTGLDRASSFDSDSSIRSLADQRVAALEVQVERANRLAKASQTAADEAADKLRRAEERIAGLEAYQEQASREGLQLRRQLQAAMKEGQSHAAENRELKAQLENHQRESGALAIQHAALKDLLGERGVNYSDSRRSPQLDSPGSRFGTPEQSRLRELEQQLSTSLKAHEELKASFETREQEADRAYKEKLEQLENDYQSAVHYVKGTEKMLKRMKDELTRYKSQNAKMQSELEAAQNDRAQTSDRTPMQTEWATERAQLQRSLTDLQQDTSSSIAKLESEIAKLKEDLSAAEADHEKARSEYESSQQELIASAEKSRAELDQLKRENALLEGRASDAEQKVSMLLDQVEASVGHYRRQSQHGQNMNGISRTYSNASSNTISRSRANSAVSQEDPFPDNRGSMALDSLANELETLRSHWESTNRNYRLSTQSDFDRTPTKETGLSDSLAEWRRRLDDDDTRASSPEKSKPRNTEGGPTTTNMI from the exons ATGGCATTCTTGTTTAAATCAAAAAAGAATCAACAAAATACCACCCTTCCTCCAGCGAACAGAAACCTCCATACCTCCGAGGGAGCGTCAACAAATGCACCGGCGGCGCCCAATGGAGTAAAAGAGCGGGAGGGAAGCAATTCGCAGACGCCGACGCCTAGCAGCAGCTATAATAATTCTTTGAATTCGGTGAGCAGTATCAACAGCCCGGAACAGCAGCGGGTGCGACAAAGAGCCGAATCTGAGTCGCAGGTTGGTACTCCACGCTCCCTTTACCTCTTGTTAAATACCTTCCGCTGGTCGCCAGACAATGCCTCGACCCCATGCAGCACAGCTAATCATATACAGGTTCAACGGCCACCGCAACAATCGATGAACAGCAATGCTCCAAATACGAGCCCCGGTGCCTCACTGTACCCATGGTCACAGCGTCGGTTAAATTTCTCCGCGCCACAGACGAATCCCTTTCCCCGTTATGGCGCAGCTATAAATTCCGTTGCTTCGAAGGAAGGAGCTATATATATGATGGGTGGATTGATAGACGGATCAACTGTCAAAGGAGATCTCTGGATGATTGACAGCAGCGGCGGAAATCTCCCATGCTTTCCAATTGCCACTGTGTCGGAGGGGCCCGGTCCCAGAGTCGGTCATGCGAGTTTACTGGTTGGCAATGCCTTCATTGTTTTTGGCGGCGATACAAAGGTGGACGAGGCCGACACACTGGACGACACACTTTATTTACTGAACACTT CCTCCCGGCAATGGTCGCGCGCCATACCTCCTGGGCCCCGGCCCGCTGGGCGTTATGGACACACCTTGAATATCCTTGGCTCCAAGATTTACGTCTTTGGTGGACAGGTTGAAGGTTACTTCTTCAACGACCTTGTCGCATTTGACCTTAATCAATTGCAGAACCCGGCAAACAAGTGGGAGTTTCTAATCCGAAGCAGTCACGACGGTGGTCCACCTCCGGGCCAGATTCCCCCGGCCAGAACGAACCATACAATTGTAAGCTTCAATGACCGGTTGTATTT GTTCGGAGGAACGAACGGCTTACAGTGGTTCAACGACGTTTGGACCTATGATCCTCGCGCTAACCAATGGACTCAACTCGATTGCGTTGGGTTTATCCCTACGCCTCGAGAAGGGCATGCAGCAGCCCTTGTGAACGATGTCATGTACATATTTGGCGGCCGCACAGATGAGGGAATCGACCTTGGGGATCTGGCAGCATTTCGTATCACGACCCGAAGGTGGTATTCCTTCCAAAACATGGGACCCGCCCCATCACCGAGATCTGGGCACAGTATGACGGCTTTCGGAAAGCATATCATCGTGATGGCGGGTGAACCAAGCTCTGCACCAAGGGATCCCGTGGAACTCAGTATGGTATACGTCCTCGACACATCGAAGATTCGCTATCCAACTGAGGCGCCAAATGGAGATAGAGCGCCCCCTCCCGGTATGAGAAAAGGCAGTGCAGACAGACAAAGCCCTCAGGCGGGCCGCACATCTCGCGAAGCGCATAACCAACCACCAGATCCACGACGACCAGGTGCCTCGCGGGAAAGCATGATGAGTCCGACCGGCAGACCGGCAGACGTTGGTCCTACCTCAGGGCCCGGGTCTCGACTCCCGAGGGCCTCTATAGCCCAGGCTCCTTCAGGACCTCCTCCACCAGGCCAAGCTCCCACCCCTGGCCCTCGAGGGAGCACCCCCCAAAACGTTATGAACCCACGAAGCAAAACCCCCACAAAAACGGACCGGTCGTATGGCGGTCCACCAGTGGATACCGTTCGAGCGATGGCAGCTGACGGGGATAGGGAGTCTCCAATTGCCAAAGAATCCCCGAAAGAGGCTAGACCTGTTCATGATTCTGGAGCTGGATCGGGAGACCGTCGCACACCTAATCAGCAATCACGAATGTCTGCCCGGGCTATGGAGGCTGGCGAGGCAGCCCCCCTTATTAGTGCACCGGCCAGGCAACGGTCGCTTCGCCAACACCGACAGCGCAGCTCTATGGATAGTGCCGATGAATCTGTTTTGGGTCGAAACGCTAGTATTGATGGCTCGGTAGACTCTCGAGGTTATCGGAATTCGAAGACTCTAGGTGATGAACCCCGGTCACCAAGGTTGACTgctcatcaagaagctctAATTAAGGAGCTGGAGGCCGTAAAAAGCCGCAATGCATGGTATGCTTCCGAGCTTGCattggccaagaaggctggTTACACGCCGAATCCTTCAAGTAGCCCAACTTTAGACGAGCGTGCGGGTGATGCGTTCGCTGACGAAGACCGCCCCTTGATTGAGGCATTCCTCGCAATGAGGGCGGAACTCGCAAAGATGCAGGCAACTGTAGATCGACAAGCTGCTATAGCTTCCAAGCGGGTCGCTGAGGTTGAGCACCAAAGAGATGTGGCCGTCAATGAAGCGGCTTATGCTCGTGCTAAGCTTGCCGCTCATGGTGGTAGTCAAAGAGGAACTCCACAGCCTGACGGGCGTTCTCAGGATCCTGAGGAAGTGATGACGGAGAGAGGTACTGATATCAGCAGAAGATTGGCTCTAGCCCTTGCATCTCAGAATGAGCTCAAGTCAAAACTGGATACGGTTACAAGTGAGCTTGAACAAGAAAAGCGGGGTAGAGAGCTCGCTGAAGAGACATGTGAAGCTACCAGGAGACGTCTAGCTGAACTCGAGATGCAAAACAATGCTTTAGAGGCCGAAAGTCTGCGTGCAGAATTACACCAGCTGGAAGCCTCCATGAGGGAGGAGGCTTTGCTACGAGCTGAAGCAGAATCTGCAACAAAACAGTTGACCTTGGACAAGGAGGAGCTAATGAAAAAGGTTGAGGACTCTTCAATTCATCTCAAAGACTTTGGTACGAATCTGGGCGTGCTCCGAGAGGCCGTATCTGCGTCTTCTGGCAAAGCAGCCCTTCTCGAGAAACAATTGGAAGAGGAGCGCGAACGTCGGGAGGGGTTGGAGAAAAAGTTGCTGCAGCTCAGATCCGAGCACGAGGAACAGAATGCAGAGCTTGAGAATGTTGTCCGCCGTCTTCACGACGCCGAAGAACTCGCCGAAAGCAATGCCAGGGAAGCCGAGACGCATAAGAATGCATTCTTGACAGGACTTGACCGCGCATCATCCTTTGATTCTGATTCATCCATACGGTCGCTCGCAGACCAGCGGGTAGCTGCCTTGGAGGTACAGGTGGAAAGGGCAAATAGGTTGGCAAAAGCTAGCCAAACGGCTGCAGATGAGGCAGCAGACAAGCTCCGCCGTGCAGAAGAGAGGATTGCAGGTTTAGAAGCATACCAGGAGCAGGCCAGTAGAGAAGGTTTACAGCTACGAAGGCAGCTCCAAGCAGCTATGAAAGAAGGCCAGTCTCATGCCGCTGAGAACAGGGAGCTGAAGGCCCAGCTTGAAAATCATCAACGCGAGTCTGGCGCCTTGGCTATTCAACACGCAGCTCTCAAagaccttcttggcgagCGTGGGGTCAACTATTCTGATAGCAGGCGTTCTCCTCAACTGGATTCCCCTGGGTCTCGGTTTGGAACACCTGAGCAGAGTCGACTTCGTGAGCTAGAGCAGCAACTCTCGACCAGTCTAAAGGCCCATGAAGAATTGAAGGCGTCATTCGAGACTCGCGAGCAAGAAGCTGACCGTGCATATAAGGAGAAACTAGAACAACTTGAAAACGATTACCAGTCGGCTGTTCATTATGTTAAGGGAACTGAAAAAATGTTGAAGCGGATGAAGGATGAGCTTACTCGTTATAAATCCCAGAATGCGAAGATGCAATCAGAGCTGGAAGCAGCCCAGAATGACAGAGCGCAAACTTCTGACCGAACGCCGATGCAGACCGAGTGGGCGACTGAACGCGCTCAACTTCAAAGGTCTCTTACCGATCTACAGCAAGACACTTCGTCCTCTATCGCAAAACTCGAAAGCGAAATCGCCAAACTGAAGGAGGATCTCTCTGCCGCCGAAGCTGATCACGAAAAGGCCCGATCGGAATATGAAAGCTCTCAGCAAGAACTGATAGCTTCTGCGGAAAAGAGCCGCGCCGAACTGGATCAGCTTAAACGCGAAAATGCTCTCCTCGAAGGTCGCGCCTCAGACGCTGAACAGAAGGTCAGTATGCTTTTGGATCAAGTGGAAGCGTCGGTTGGACATTACCGTCGTCAGTCCCAACATGGCCAAAACATGAACGGCATCTCGCGTACCTATAGCAATGCCTCAAGCAATACCATAAGCAGATCGAGAGCCAACAGTGCTGTGTCACAGGAGGATCCATTCCCTGACAATCGCGGTTCTATGGCTTTGGACTCCCTAGCCAATGAGCTGGAGACCTTGCGTAGCCACTGGGAGAGCACTAACCGCAATTATCGGTTAAGCACTCAGTCTGACTTTGACCGGACTCCCACCAAAGAGACAGGGCTCAGTGACAGCCTTGCGGAATGGAGGCGGCGCttggatgacgatgacaccAGGGCAAGCTCTCCTGAGAAAAGTAAGCCCCGGAACACAGAAGGAGGGCCTACGACAACAAACATGATTTAA
- a CDS encoding uncharacterized protein (predicted protein), with the protein MEQSHPSYGKPLEVAQRLEAEGDNVPSIPKANPRLRLRGSMSDLYRGQGKQGRDKWKETKSPQEGKEKEKDKGKIKTRVWEGNGPWDMDIGEEERGRFKVGHILMHNFLNQ; encoded by the exons ATGGAACAGTCCCATCCAAGCTACGGAAAACCCTTAGAAGTCGCTCAGCGTCTTGAAGCAGAGGGCGACAATGTTCCTTCTATTCCCAAAGCGAATCCTCGATTGCGACTCCGGGGGAGCATGAGTGACTTATACAGGGGACAGGGTAAACAAGGGCGGGACAAGTGGAAGGAAACGAAAAGCCctcaagaaggaaaagaaaaggagaaagacaagggGAAAATAAAGACGCGAGTATGGGAGGGAAACGGGCCCTGGGACATGgatattggagaagaagaaagagggaga TTCAAGGTCGGTCACATTCTCATGCATAATTTTCTAAACCAGTGA
- a CDS encoding ubiquitin-binding TORC1 subunit KOG1 (guanine nucleotide binding protein MIP1), protein MEPQETSGHAEPRKNTTKSVRVAFGPDLETHIPPRDKSPAPGPGHHRSFTTVERRHPPVTTPDRPTSSSAGEGPAVIDDNPRLTSDRASDSARPSTLKRAKSDYGPRLGFDKSPGEDEEDFAMRHGWQEEYTSSEYLKILHSNFYMYFTEKRHETNGMPRDPVGSWPSQDWRMKDRLKTVSAALAICLNIGVDPPDVVKTNPTAKLECWVDPTSTTGGGQTKIMEQIGKKLQEQYETLSLRTRYKQYLDPSVDETKKFCISLRRNAKDERVLFHYNGHGVPLPTQSGEIWVFNKNYTQYIPVSLYDLQSWLAGPSLFVFDVSHAGNIVQNFHTFVEKHEKENIEAKKRDPNVITQNYGDCIILAACQKSESLPTNPDLPADLFTCCLTTPIEIALRYFILQNPLQSNISIDDFRVPGRLQDRRSPLGELNWIFTAITDTIAWNTLPRALFKKLFRQDLMVAALFRNFLLSERIMRTYKCHPISSPELPETHHHPLWKSWDLAVEMVLAQLPALIDHEEGRRQYEYQHSTFFAEQLTAFEVYLSSGPTEKTPPDQLPIVLQVLLSQAHRLRALILLSKFLDLGPWAVHLALSIGIFPYVVKLLQSAAQELKPVMVFIWARIMAVDHTVQNDLLKDNGIHYFISILNPSSPIPVGNASEHRAMCAFIVSIFCKNYPQGQNVCLSAELFDSCLRHLMDVENPLLRQWSCLCISMLWSDFPEAKWMGIRCAAPARLCELNFDPVPEVRAAMLHAVTTFLGIPDLTDQVAQIEESLAMAVLPMASDGSVLVRKELLVFFSTFVRRYQNKFLVAAYDELQDEKQSLLSKVEQATPRGHSFEDAPNGSANGSLSSYKTQKLSRNSTFGTIWKQLLILSVDPHPDIAQDAATIVDYIHLSLVQSPMASLTEKIRQEIMDLSNSLSQKTQIRERLESKKTAPPPAPPSVAPPKQEGYLSLSLKRTASVAASLKNLAFGGSLTEPQSPQLSASDKSRMPMTPRGRAPPEWTRPPEVNDQVAPATAYHQAPTPTSRGFEPKASSTPPTVPLMSRFLDWSTEYFREPQMKPNEPDEPGSADYNERLWRRSRNERIITETQPLKSKAGSSRWDTSIALLSNSSQPMKMCFHQFEDHIAVADDKDTIAIWDWQSHKRLNRFSNGNPPGSKINEVRYINEDDQALLLTGSSDGVLKIFRNYESSRDVEIVTAFRALPELIPSNRNAGLVLDWQQGQGKALVAGDVKVIRVWNAATEVCTNDIPARSGSCITSLTSDQVAGNIFVAGFGDGAVRVFDQRIKPTTSMVKVWREHKQWITNVHMQRGGLRELVSGSRNGEIRLWDLRMDNPISTLYATKDTLRTLSVHEHAPVFMVGTNRHEVKTFNVDGTFLSTFEPYSSFLHHNRSSPIASTAFHPHRTVLACAALNDNHINLVSC, encoded by the exons ATGGAGCCCCAAGAAACCAGCGGTCATGCTGAACCCCGAAagaacaccaccaaatccgTCCGCGTGGCCTTCGGTCCGGACCTGGAAACGCATATCCCTCCTCGCGATAAGTCACCCGCGCCTGGGCCAGGACACCACAGATCGTTTACTACCGTGGAGCGGAGACACCCCCCTGTAACCACCCCTGACAGACCGACGAGTTCCTCGGCAGGTGAAGGCCCAGCCGTCATTGATGATAACCCTCGGTTAACATCTGATCGGGCATCGGATTCAGCACGGCCGTCGACATTGAAGCGGGCTAAAAGCGACTATGGACCAAGACTGGGGTTTGACAAGTCTcctggagaggatgaagaggacttTGCCATGCGCCATGGATGGCAGGAAGAGTACACTTCGAGCGAATACCTTAAAATCTTACACTCG AATTTTTACATGTATTTCACGGAAAAACGCCATGAGACAAACGGCATGCCGAGAGATCCCGTGGGAAGCTGGCCCAGCCAGGACTGGCGTATGAAGGACCGTTTGAAAACCGTTTCTGCGGCCTTGGCTATATGCTTGAACATCGGTGTTGATCCCCCGGATGTGGTCAAGACGAACCCTACGGCTAAGCTCGAATGTTGGGTTGACCCAACATCGACTACTGGGGGCGGGCAGACCAAGATCATGGAGCAGATTGGAAAAAAGCTACAGGAACAATATGAAACACTTAGCCTAAGAACTAGGTACAAGCAGTATCTCGACCCATCTGTTGATGAGACGAAAAAGTTTTGCATATCTCTACGTCGTAACGCCAAAGACGAGAGAGTTCTTTTCCATTATAACGGCCATGGTGTCCCTTTACCCACCCAGTCTGGTGAAATATGGGTCTTCAACAAAAATTATACTCAGTACATCCCGGTGTCCTTGTATGATTTGCAGTCCTGGCTTGCAGGCCCCAGCCTTTTCGTTTTTGACGTATCACATGCTGGGAATATTGTCCAGAATTTTCACACCTTTGTCGAGAAAcatgaaaaagagaatatcgaAGCAAAGAAGCGGGACCCTAATGTGATCACCCAAAACTATGGGGATTGCATAATCCTCGCCGCGTGCCAGAAGAGCGAGTCGCTTCCAACCAACCCTGACCTCCCCGCAGATCTTTTCACTTGTTGTTTGACGACGCCCATCGAGATCGCTCTGAGATacttcatcctccagaaTCCTCTGCAGAGTAACATCTCCATTGATGATTTCCGAGTCCCGGGTCGTTTGCAGGACCGCAGGAGCCCCCTTGGAGAACTAAACTGGATTTTCACTGCTATTACGGACACGATCGCGTGGAATACCTTGCCCCGAGCTCTCTTTAAGAAGCTCTTCCGTCAAGATTTAATGGTAGCGGCCCTTTTTAGAAATTTCCTCCTTAGCGAACGGATCATGCGCACATACAAGTGCCATCCAATATCGTCACCTGAACTGCCAGAGACACACCATCATCCTCTGTGGAAAAGCTGGGATCTAGCCGTTGAAATGGTTTTGGCTCAGCTTCCTGCGCTCAttgatcatgaagaaggtcgtAGACAATATGAATACCAACACTCTACCTTTTTCGCTGAGCAGCTTACTGCTTTTGAGGTGTACTTGTCATCTGGACCCACAGAGAAAACCCCGCCGGATCAGCTACCTATTGTCCTGCAAGTCCTTTTGAGTCAGGCTCACCGATTGAGGGCCCTGATTTTACTCAGTAAGTTCCTGGACTTGGGACCCTGGGCCGTCCATCTGGCTTTGAGCATAGGTATCTTCCCTTACGTCGTCAAGCTCCTACAGTCGGCAGCTCAGGAGCTGAAGCCTGTTATGGTTTTCATATGGGCAAGAATCATGGCGGTGGACCATACAGTCCAGAATGATCTGCTGAAGGACAACGGAATCCACTACTTCATTTCTATTCTCAACCCGTCATCACCCATACCCGTCGGAAACGCTAGCGAACATCGGGCCATGTGTGCATTCATTGTGTCGATATTTTGCAAAAATTATCCCCAAGGCCAGAATGTGTGTCTCTCAGCAGAACTCTTTGACTCTTGCTTGAGGCATCTGATGGATGTTGAGAATCCTTTACTGCGCCAATGGTCATGTCTTTGCATTAGCATGCTTTGGTCTGATTTCCCTGAGGCAAAGTGGATGGGGATTCGATGCGCGGCACCTGCAAGACTCTGCGAGCTCAATTTTGATCCTGTCCCGGAGGTCCGAGCCGCAATGTTACATGCCGTGACGACATTCTTGGGTATTCCCGATTTGACAGATCAAGTGGCACAGATCGAAGAATCCTTAGCCATGGCCGTGTTACCAATGGCATCCGATGGTAGTGTACTTGTTCGAAAAGAACTTCTGGTATTCTTCTCGACTTTCGTGAGACGCTATCAAAACAAGTTCCTAGTTGCCGCATATGACGAGCttcaggatgagaagcagAGCCTTCTCTCCAAAGTCGAGCAAGCGACACCTAGAGGTCATTCCTTTGAGGATGCACCGAATGGCTCCGCAAATGGCTCGCTTTCGAGCTACAAGACACAGAAGCTCTCTCGTAATTCTACTTTTGGCACTATTTGGAAACAGCTCCTTATCCTGTCTGTTGACCCACATCCTGACATCGCACAGGATGCAGCTACAATTGTTGATTACATTCATTTGTCCCTTGTGCAATCCCCCATGGCATCGCTAACTGAAAAAATTCGTCAAGAAATAATGGACCTCTCAAACAGCTTGTCACAGAAGACGCAGATCCGGGAAAGACtagagtcgaagaagactgCACCACCGCCGGCTCCTCCGTCGGTTGCTCCACCAAAACAGGAAGGCTATCTTTCTCTGAGTTTAAAGCGGACTGCTAGTGTCGCGGCGTCCCTAAAAAACCTTGCCTTTGGAGGTTCATTAACAGAGCCGCAATCGCCGCAACTTTCAGCCTCTGATAAGAGTCGCATGCCCATGACGCCACGAGGACGAGCCCCTCCGGAATGGACCCGGCCCCCCGAAGTGAACGACCAAGTTGCCCCTGCGACAGCCTACCACCAagctccaaccccaacatcccGCGGCTTCGAACCCAaggcatcatcaacccccCCGACCGTCCCCTTGATGAGCAGGTTCCTAGACTGGTCCACAGAG TATTTCCGGGAGCCCCAGATGAAACCCAATGAGCCCGATGAACCCGGTAGCGCGGACTACAACGAACgcctttggagaagaagccgtAACGAAAGGATCATCACAGAGACGCAGCCCCTCAAGAGTAAAGCTGGCAGCAGCCGATGGGATACTTCAATAGCCCTACTCTCTAACAGCAGCCAGCCCATGAAGATGTGCTTTCACCAGTTCGAGGATCATATCGCCGTTGCGGATGACAAAGATACTATTGC GATCTGGGACTGGCAAAGCCACAAACGTCTCAATCGGTTTTCTAACGGAAATCCACCAGGGTCAAAGATCAACGAAGTCCGTTACATTAACGAAGATGATCAAGCACTTTTATTGACAGGTTCTTCTGATGGAGTTTTGAAGATTTTCAGGAATTACGAGTCCTCACGGGATGTCGAGATCGTGACGGCTTTTAGAGCTCTGCCAGAGCTTATTCCTAGTAACCGAAACGCTGGGCTTGTTCTCGACTGGCAACAGGGCCAGGGTAAGGCGCTAGTCGCAGGAGATGTGAAAGTCATACGAGTATGGAATGCTGCAACTGAAGTTTGCACCAAT GACATCCCTGCTCGCTCAGGATCGTGCATCACTTCCCTAACTTCCGATCAAGTTGCGGGTAACATCTTCGTAGCTGGATTCGGTGATGGGGCAGTCAGAGTATTCGATCAACGCATCAAGCCCACGACTTCCATGGTCAAAGTATGGCGCGAGCACAAACAGTGGATTACCAATGTCCACATGCAACGGGGTGGCCTAAGAGAGCTGGTGTCTGGTAGTCGGAACGGTGAGATTCGACTTTGGGATCTTCGGATGGATAATCCAATTTCGACGCTGTACGCCACTAAAGATACCTTGCGAACGTTGAGCGTTCATGAACACGCTCCAGTATTCATGGT CGGCACCAACCGCCATGAAGTCAAGACATTCAACGTTGACGGCACCTTTCTGTCGACGTTCGAGCCTTACTCGAGTTTCCTCCATCACAACCGCTCTTCTCCGATCGCAAGCACCGCATTCCATCCTCACCGCACGGTTCTCGCCTGTGCTGCTCTTAATGATAATCATATCAATCTGGTTTCCTGCTAG
- a CDS encoding uncharacterized protein (predicted protein) encodes MPLLCPSMPTSHGVFNGNVNQFDGHWIVDGNSVQLRGNFSQSVGHFQSSNATLEYDSTEDLAGPYVIDNAQSPSHVGHTDVALSLVNQDGRKVKITGSLSFPIPESSTLFGHGAWVIAD; translated from the exons ATGCCCCTCTTGTGCCCTTCT ATGCCTACTTCGCACGGTGTATTTAACGGTAACGTCAATCAATTCGATGGCCATTGGATTGTCGACGGCAACAGTGTCCAGCTCCGTGGTAATTTCAGCCAAAGCGTTGGACATTTCCAATCGAGCAATGCTACACTTGAATACGACAGCACCGAAGACCTTGCTGGCCCCTACGTGATTGACAACGCGCAATCACCTTCACATGTCGGCCACACTGATGTGGCCCTCTCGTTGGTAAATCAAGACGGCAGGAAAGTCAAGATCACTGGTAGTCTCTCATTTCCTATTCCTGAGAGCTCTACCCTCTTCGGTCACGGAGCCTGGGTCATAGCAGACTAA